The following proteins come from a genomic window of Hymenobacter canadensis:
- a CDS encoding phage holin family protein, with product MGLFSDDDDATKTPRTDNIIGNLKGYLDTRIDLMRLEVQQKVKGAMVGTMHGAAMAGIGLVFFLFLNLFIALLLNEQLDSSYWGFGIVAGFYLVLLIVFVVGVDKKVFQGVADKLLDNTIYKSDKRQA from the coding sequence ATGGGCCTTTTCTCCGACGACGACGACGCTACTAAAACTCCCCGCACCGACAATATCATCGGGAATCTGAAGGGCTATCTGGACACCCGCATCGACCTGATGCGGCTGGAAGTGCAGCAGAAAGTGAAGGGCGCCATGGTAGGCACCATGCACGGCGCGGCTATGGCCGGCATCGGGCTGGTGTTTTTCCTGTTTCTGAACCTGTTTATCGCCCTGCTGCTCAATGAGCAGCTGGACAGCTCTTATTGGGGCTTCGGCATCGTGGCCGGCTTCTATCTGGTGCTGCTGATTGTGTTTGTGGTAGGCGTTGATAAGAAAGTATTCCAGGGAGTGGCTGACAAGCTCCTCGACAACACCATCTACAAATCCGACAAACGTCAAGCCTAA
- a CDS encoding fasciclin domain-containing protein produces the protein MKKTLLSFAVMAFMGAASVSSAQAQAKMTPGTVSVGGQAMYPNKNIVENAVNSADHTTLVAAVKAAGLVETLQGKGPFTVFAPTNAAFSALPAGTVETLVKPESKATLTKILTYHVVAGNMTADKIMAAIKAGKGTASLKTVSGGTLKAMMNGPKNVVLVDEKGNVSTISTYDVTQSNGVIHVIDKVLMP, from the coding sequence ATGAAAAAGACCCTTCTTTCTTTCGCTGTTATGGCCTTTATGGGCGCTGCTTCGGTTTCTTCGGCTCAGGCTCAGGCCAAAATGACGCCCGGCACCGTATCGGTAGGCGGCCAGGCCATGTACCCGAATAAGAACATTGTGGAAAACGCCGTCAACTCGGCCGACCACACCACGCTGGTAGCCGCCGTGAAAGCCGCGGGCCTCGTGGAAACGCTGCAGGGCAAAGGCCCCTTCACGGTATTCGCTCCTACCAATGCCGCCTTCAGCGCCCTGCCAGCCGGCACCGTTGAAACGCTGGTGAAGCCTGAGAGCAAGGCTACCCTCACCAAAATCCTGACCTACCACGTGGTAGCCGGCAACATGACCGCCGACAAGATTATGGCCGCCATCAAAGCCGGCAAAGGCACCGCCAGCCTCAAAACCGTAAGCGGCGGCACCCTGAAAGCCATGATGAACGGCCCCAAAAACGTGGTGCTGGTAGATGAGAAAGGCAACGTCTCGACCATCTCCACCTACGACGTGACCCAGAGCAACGGCGTGATTCACGTAATCGACAAAGTCCTGATGCCCTAA
- a CDS encoding HAMP domain-containing protein has protein sequence MARTIKARLTLGLSFLFVIILLLSGVGAYFLYQLSRSSAATLQDNYRSVAYARAMSDALSDLRAAQQADPVASVRAEAAFRRSLRAEQGNITEPGEQELADSLAASFGKYAAQVKAPAGLYQQVRGQVGRVATLNLRAIEQQSVRTRRIANRTIGTLGLLATVGILATLSFIFSFPDYLTKPVQELTAGIRRVAEGHYDQRLPVRAHDEFAPVAQAFNDMARRLEGYETADGTPRIDSSGPLDLITRHHRPGTAPAAPAELSDSQRHLAEQLQQQARQLERTAKTLLRGQG, from the coding sequence ATGGCCCGTACCATCAAAGCCCGCCTCACGCTGGGCCTGAGCTTTCTGTTCGTGATTATTCTGCTGCTGAGCGGGGTGGGGGCGTATTTCCTCTATCAACTCTCGCGCAGCTCGGCGGCCACTCTGCAGGACAACTACCGCTCGGTAGCTTACGCCCGGGCCATGTCCGATGCGTTGTCGGATTTGCGGGCGGCACAGCAGGCGGACCCAGTGGCTTCGGTCCGCGCCGAGGCCGCCTTCCGGCGCAGCCTGCGGGCCGAGCAGGGCAACATCACGGAGCCCGGCGAACAGGAGCTGGCCGATTCGCTGGCGGCCTCGTTTGGGAAGTACGCGGCGCAGGTGAAGGCCCCGGCCGGCCTCTACCAGCAGGTGCGCGGGCAGGTGGGCCGGGTGGCTACTCTGAATCTGCGAGCCATTGAGCAGCAGAGCGTGCGCACCCGCCGCATTGCCAACCGCACCATCGGTACGCTGGGACTGCTGGCCACCGTGGGTATTTTGGCCACGCTCTCGTTCATCTTCAGCTTCCCCGACTACCTGACCAAGCCGGTGCAGGAGCTGACGGCCGGCATCCGGCGGGTGGCCGAGGGCCACTACGACCAGCGCCTGCCCGTGCGCGCCCACGACGAGTTTGCGCCCGTGGCCCAGGCCTTCAACGACATGGCCCGCCGCCTCGAAGGCTACGAAACCGCCGACGGCACGCCCCGCATCGACTCCAGCGGCCCGCTGGACCTCATTACCCGCCACCACCGCCCCGGCACCGCTCCGGCCGCTCCAGCCGAGCTGTCGGACAGCCAACGCCATCTGGCCGAGCAGTTGCAACAGCAGGCCCGCCAGCTAGAGCGCACCGCCAAGACGCTGCTCCGCGGCCAGGGGTAG
- a CDS encoding KUP/HAK/KT family potassium transporter: MTSSSSSALQRATPAGMLVALGIVYGDIGTSPLYTVRGVFAGRPVTEDVVLGTISSVIWTLTLLTTVKYVLIALRADNHGEGGILALYARLRRLPVRWLYLVAIIGAAALLADGIITPPISVASAIEGLRMVWPNINTVPIVIGILVALFAFQQFGTQIIGKLFGPVMTVFFSMLAVLGVYHLSQDLSILRAFNPYYALHMVTQVPGAFWLLGSIFLCSTGAEALYADMGHVGRKNIYGSWTFVKICLLLNYLGQGAWLLQHLGPPLGEQNLFFLLIPQWALLPAIGLCTLATIIASQALISGSFTLVIEALRLHFWPKVKVDYPTELRGQAYVPSLNWLLCTGCVGVVLYFRESGNMEAAFGLAVTVTMLMTTALLAFYLRMRRVNPVWITLLIGTYVLIEGSYLVANLAKFTHGGWLSVLLGAVILLVMLSWIAGQRIRNDLTEFTPLAEYLPLLQELSNDQTVSKYATHLVYLTKSDDARQVENGIIHSIFKKRPKRADVYYLIHVHTTDDPYTRRYHVTHVLPNELVRIDFYLGFRVDHALNYMFRQVVTELVQNGEVDITSRYESLRGQDMAGDFQFVILNKTLPYEYLLRGWQRLALRLHGWLKRLGASETESFGLDNSSFVIENVPLHMPARPELHLQRE, from the coding sequence ATGACGTCCTCCTCTTCTTCCGCGCTGCAGCGCGCTACCCCGGCCGGAATGCTGGTGGCTTTAGGCATTGTATATGGGGATATCGGCACCTCGCCGCTGTACACGGTGCGCGGCGTGTTTGCCGGCCGGCCCGTAACGGAGGATGTGGTGCTGGGCACTATTTCCTCAGTTATCTGGACGCTGACGTTGCTCACCACCGTGAAGTACGTGCTCATTGCCCTCCGCGCCGACAACCACGGCGAGGGGGGCATTCTGGCGTTGTATGCCCGGCTGCGGCGGCTGCCGGTGCGCTGGCTTTACCTGGTAGCCATTATCGGGGCGGCGGCGCTGCTGGCCGATGGCATCATCACGCCGCCCATTTCGGTGGCCTCGGCCATTGAAGGGCTGCGCATGGTCTGGCCCAATATCAACACAGTGCCCATCGTCATCGGGATTCTGGTGGCGCTGTTTGCGTTTCAGCAGTTCGGCACCCAGATTATCGGCAAGCTGTTCGGGCCAGTGATGACGGTGTTTTTCTCGATGCTGGCCGTGCTGGGCGTGTACCACCTCAGCCAGGATCTGAGCATCCTGCGCGCCTTCAACCCCTATTACGCCCTGCACATGGTCACGCAGGTGCCGGGTGCTTTCTGGTTGCTGGGCTCCATCTTCCTGTGCAGCACCGGCGCCGAGGCTCTGTACGCCGACATGGGCCACGTCGGCCGTAAGAACATCTACGGCTCCTGGACCTTCGTCAAGATTTGCCTGCTGCTCAATTACCTAGGCCAGGGGGCCTGGCTGCTGCAGCACCTGGGGCCGCCGCTGGGCGAGCAGAACCTGTTTTTCCTGCTGATTCCGCAGTGGGCTTTGCTGCCGGCCATCGGGCTGTGTACGCTGGCCACCATCATTGCCTCGCAGGCCCTCATTTCGGGCTCGTTCACGCTGGTGATTGAGGCATTGCGCCTGCATTTCTGGCCCAAAGTGAAGGTCGATTACCCCACCGAGCTGCGCGGACAGGCCTACGTGCCCTCGCTCAACTGGCTGCTGTGCACCGGCTGCGTGGGCGTGGTGCTGTACTTCCGCGAGTCGGGCAACATGGAGGCGGCGTTTGGGCTGGCCGTGACGGTGACGATGCTCATGACTACGGCCCTGCTGGCGTTCTACCTGCGCATGCGGCGCGTCAATCCGGTCTGGATTACGCTGCTGATTGGCACGTACGTACTGATTGAGGGGTCGTATCTGGTGGCCAATCTGGCCAAGTTCACCCACGGCGGCTGGCTCTCGGTGCTGCTGGGGGCCGTTATTCTGCTGGTGATGCTGAGCTGGATTGCAGGCCAGCGCATCCGCAACGACCTCACCGAATTCACGCCCCTGGCCGAGTACCTGCCGCTGCTGCAGGAGCTCAGCAACGACCAAACGGTGTCCAAATACGCCACCCACCTGGTGTACCTCACCAAGTCCGACGATGCCCGGCAGGTGGAAAACGGCATCATCCACAGCATCTTCAAGAAGCGCCCCAAGCGGGCCGATGTGTACTACCTCATCCACGTGCACACCACCGACGACCCCTACACCCGCCGCTACCACGTGACGCACGTGCTGCCCAACGAGCTGGTGCGCATTGATTTCTACCTGGGCTTCCGCGTCGACCATGCCCTCAACTACATGTTCCGGCAGGTGGTCACGGAGCTGGTGCAGAACGGGGAGGTGGACATTACCAGCCGCTACGAAAGCCTGCGCGGCCAGGACATGGCCGGCGACTTCCAGTTCGTGATTCTCAACAAAACCCTGCCCTACGAATACCTGCTGCGCGGCTGGCAGCGGCTGGCCCTGCGCCTGCACGGCTGGCTCAAGCGCCTGGGCGCCTCCGAAACCGAAAGCTTCGGCCTCGACAACAGCTCCTTCGTCATCGAAAACGTGCCCCTGCACATGCCCGCCCGGCCCGAGCTGCATTTGCAACGGGAGTAG
- a CDS encoding geranylgeranylglyceryl/heptaprenylglyceryl phosphate synthase, which produces MRLTSLYDGLSKRRAHGRKSLAILLDPDNLTEAGCRQVLALSEAHPVDYFFVGGSLVMNSHQTALIQLIKQHSAVPVLLFPSHSLHLDPQADGILLLSLISGRNPEFLIGQHVVAAPLLRQSNLQILPTGYLLVDTGRQTTASYMSGTTPLPYDKPTIAACTAMAGEQLGLRLMYLDGGSGAMYPVAAATIRAVRQAVEVPIIVGGGINTADKAQAALAAGADVIVIGNQVEKTPEFLAEVSRVVQSFNTVSDVA; this is translated from the coding sequence ATGCGCCTCACCAGCCTCTATGATGGTCTTAGCAAGCGCCGTGCCCACGGCCGCAAATCGCTGGCCATCCTGCTCGACCCTGATAATCTGACTGAAGCAGGCTGCCGCCAGGTGCTGGCGCTAAGCGAGGCGCATCCCGTAGACTACTTTTTTGTGGGCGGCAGTCTGGTGATGAATTCCCACCAGACTGCCCTCATTCAACTGATTAAGCAGCATTCGGCGGTGCCGGTGCTGCTTTTTCCTAGTCATAGCCTGCACCTCGATCCACAGGCCGACGGCATTCTGCTGCTGAGTCTGATTTCGGGCCGCAACCCCGAGTTTCTGATTGGGCAGCACGTGGTTGCGGCCCCGCTGCTGCGCCAGAGCAACCTGCAGATTCTACCCACCGGCTACCTGCTCGTGGACACCGGCCGCCAGACCACTGCCAGCTACATGAGCGGCACCACGCCCCTCCCCTACGACAAGCCCACCATTGCGGCCTGCACCGCCATGGCCGGCGAGCAGCTGGGTCTGCGCCTGATGTACCTCGATGGGGGCAGCGGCGCTATGTACCCGGTGGCCGCAGCCACTATCCGGGCCGTGCGCCAAGCCGTGGAAGTGCCCATTATTGTAGGTGGCGGCATCAATACTGCCGACAAAGCCCAGGCCGCACTGGCCGCCGGTGCCGATGTCATCGTAATCGGCAACCAGGTGGAAAAGACGCCGGAGTTTCTGGCTGAAGTATCCCGCGTAGTACAATCGTTCAACACCGTTTCGGATGTAGCTTAG
- a CDS encoding HAMP domain-containing sensor histidine kinase has protein sequence MNLKTKITLAFITMLLLLLGVSAFTLFSLNRLDRTARNVLQDNFYSVELGQQMLRALDSMQAAPPAGLVRFRTALTREAGNVTETGEQAVVDSLTATLARYERLPQAATAARLRAQTYRMIDLNTQALTRKNEAANRTATQQQRYVLALLTFALLTSLLFVLSVPEAAVSGLRKLTASIENATNQDYSASIPVESHDEFGTVARAFNRMLVQLQDYRTSTLAQLMAERNRAASIVNNLDEGLLLVDENRRVLLVNPVAANLLALPAAELLGQPADELARHNDLFRELLRHLDTPAAQRPQEAAPVLTLAQNGEEVYYRVAVNDVISFNEALDKMEFVGSILTLHNVSEYKKLDQAKSNFLATVSHELKTPLSSINFSLKLLQNGKVGSVNEEQQRILATIKQENQRLLKLVGELIDVSRLESGNIQLNFQPTQVRDIVQFAADTIQLQLQPKQLTLDIQVPAELPAVRADIEKTTWVLLNLLANGIRYSPEQGQLHIRAALAPGGQQVEVLVQDHGPGIAPQYQEKIFQRFVQIPDKTGYRGGSGLGLSIAREFIGSQGGQLWVESELGSGSTFRFTLPVA, from the coding sequence ATGAACCTCAAAACCAAAATCACCCTGGCCTTTATCACCATGCTGCTGCTGCTGCTGGGCGTGAGTGCCTTCACCCTGTTCTCGCTCAACCGGCTCGACCGTACGGCGCGCAACGTGCTGCAGGACAACTTCTACTCCGTGGAGTTGGGCCAACAGATGCTGCGCGCCCTCGACAGCATGCAGGCTGCACCGCCCGCCGGACTGGTCCGGTTCCGGACGGCCCTCACCCGCGAAGCCGGCAACGTGACCGAAACCGGCGAGCAGGCGGTGGTTGACAGCCTCACGGCCACGCTGGCCCGCTACGAGCGGCTGCCCCAGGCCGCCACCGCCGCCCGGCTCCGCGCCCAGACTTACCGCATGATTGACCTGAACACCCAGGCCCTCACCCGCAAAAACGAAGCCGCCAACCGCACCGCCACCCAGCAGCAGCGCTACGTGCTGGCCCTGCTCACCTTCGCGCTGCTGACCTCGTTGCTGTTTGTGCTGAGCGTGCCCGAGGCGGCTGTCAGTGGCCTGCGCAAGCTTACGGCCAGCATCGAAAACGCCACCAACCAGGATTACTCGGCCTCCATTCCGGTGGAGAGCCACGACGAGTTTGGCACCGTGGCGCGGGCCTTCAACCGCATGCTGGTGCAGCTTCAAGACTACCGCACCTCCACGCTGGCCCAACTGATGGCCGAGCGCAACCGCGCCGCCAGCATCGTGAACAACCTCGATGAGGGCCTGCTGCTGGTGGATGAAAACCGCCGGGTGCTGCTGGTAAACCCCGTAGCGGCTAACCTGCTGGCCCTACCGGCCGCCGAGCTGCTGGGCCAGCCGGCCGACGAGCTGGCCCGCCACAACGACCTGTTCCGGGAGCTGCTGCGCCACCTGGATACGCCCGCCGCCCAACGACCCCAGGAGGCCGCCCCGGTGCTCACGCTGGCCCAGAACGGCGAGGAAGTGTACTACCGCGTGGCCGTGAACGACGTCATCAGCTTCAACGAGGCGCTGGACAAGATGGAGTTCGTGGGCTCCATCCTCACCCTGCACAACGTGTCGGAGTACAAGAAGCTGGACCAGGCCAAATCGAATTTCCTGGCTACGGTGTCGCATGAGCTGAAAACGCCGCTGTCGAGCATCAACTTCAGCCTGAAGCTGCTGCAAAACGGCAAAGTGGGCTCCGTGAACGAGGAGCAGCAGCGGATTCTGGCCACCATCAAGCAGGAAAACCAGCGGCTGCTGAAGCTGGTGGGCGAGTTGATTGACGTGTCGCGGCTGGAATCGGGCAATATCCAGCTCAACTTCCAGCCCACCCAGGTGCGCGACATCGTGCAGTTTGCCGCCGATACCATCCAGCTTCAGCTCCAGCCCAAGCAGCTCACGCTGGATATTCAGGTGCCCGCCGAGTTGCCCGCCGTGCGCGCCGACATCGAGAAGACCACCTGGGTACTGCTCAACCTGCTGGCCAACGGTATCCGCTACTCGCCCGAGCAGGGGCAGCTGCACATTCGGGCGGCGCTGGCCCCGGGCGGGCAGCAGGTGGAGGTGCTGGTGCAGGACCACGGCCCCGGCATTGCGCCCCAGTACCAGGAAAAAATCTTCCAGCGCTTCGTACAGATTCCTGACAAAACCGGCTACCGGGGCGGCTCGGGGCTGGGTTTGAGCATTGCCCGCGAGTTCATCGGCAGCCAGGGCGGGCAGCTGTGGGTGGAAAGCGAGCTGGGCAGCGGCAGCACTTTCCGCTTCACGCTGCCGGTAGCGTAG
- a CDS encoding porin: MKPLVLLTATALLTASAAMAQTTPDSTAAPAAPANPLTTYGFVDGYYGYDFKHAATNQRPSFLYSHNRQNEFTVNNAVIGLRYDNGQVRGALGLHAGSYVSANYAAEDQVLKHLYEAYAGFRPFKKAWLDVGIFGSHIGFESALSKDNWTLTRSLMAENSPYYEAGARLTYEVSPKLTLTGLVLNGWQNIRENNQAKALGTQIQWKPTDKLLINSSTFYGNEQPQDSVRRRRYFHDFYMSYAATDRLSLALVFDVGKQENEQRGGKADTWHTGAAFVRYKLADKWTAAARAEYYNADRGVIISAISPVAAATDFKVQAASLNLDYAPTSNVTVRVEGRTFHGRQPFLTDRNGNPTRNYGNLTSSIALSF; this comes from the coding sequence ATGAAACCACTGGTTCTCCTTACCGCTACGGCACTGCTCACAGCTTCGGCCGCTATGGCGCAAACCACGCCCGATTCCACGGCAGCCCCGGCGGCTCCGGCCAATCCGCTGACCACCTACGGGTTCGTGGATGGCTATTACGGCTATGATTTCAAGCACGCGGCCACCAACCAGCGGCCCAGCTTCTTGTACTCGCACAACCGCCAGAACGAGTTTACGGTGAACAACGCCGTTATCGGCCTGCGCTACGACAACGGGCAGGTACGCGGGGCACTGGGCCTGCACGCGGGCTCCTACGTATCGGCCAACTACGCGGCCGAAGACCAGGTGCTCAAGCATCTCTACGAAGCCTACGCGGGCTTCCGGCCCTTCAAAAAGGCGTGGCTGGACGTGGGGATTTTCGGCTCGCACATCGGGTTTGAGTCGGCGCTGAGTAAAGACAACTGGACACTGACCCGCTCCCTGATGGCCGAAAACTCGCCCTATTACGAGGCCGGGGCGCGGCTGACCTACGAGGTGTCGCCGAAGCTCACGCTGACCGGGCTGGTGCTCAACGGCTGGCAGAATATCCGCGAAAACAACCAGGCCAAGGCCCTGGGTACCCAAATTCAGTGGAAGCCCACCGATAAGCTGCTCATCAACAGCAGCACCTTCTACGGCAACGAGCAGCCCCAGGACTCGGTGCGCCGCCGCCGTTACTTCCACGATTTCTACATGAGCTACGCCGCCACCGACCGCCTCAGCCTGGCCCTGGTGTTCGACGTGGGCAAGCAGGAGAATGAGCAGCGCGGCGGCAAGGCCGATACCTGGCACACCGGCGCGGCCTTCGTGCGCTACAAGCTGGCCGACAAGTGGACCGCCGCCGCCCGCGCCGAGTACTACAACGCCGACCGGGGCGTCATCATCAGCGCCATTTCGCCGGTGGCCGCCGCCACCGATTTCAAGGTGCAGGCGGCCTCGCTCAACCTCGACTACGCGCCCACCAGCAACGTGACGGTGCGGGTAGAGGGCCGAACCTTCCACGGCCGCCAGCCCTTCCTGACGGACCGCAACGGCAACCCTACGCGCAACTACGGCAACCTCACCAGCAGCATCGCGCTGTCGTTTTAG
- a CDS encoding sensor protein KdpD: MSNDDQQRDQSAERFLRLVQQRRRGRLKVYLGLAAGVGKTYRLLQEAHELRAHGVDVVLGYVETHGRPGTVAQLRDLPTVPRKHIFYKGRMLEEMDVQGILQRRPSVVVVDELAHTNVPGSENEKRWQDVEQLVRAGISVLTAINIQHLESLHDQVLRITGTDVTERVPDQVLKLADEVVNVDLTVGELRGRLEEGKIYDAAKVPTALQNFFQAENLLQLRQLAVRETANLISRQIETDGGGAAPVAPERRNQDRLLACINANAPAAKEIIRKTSRLADRLSAAGWYVLYVQTPRESADRINLATQRHLLNNLQLTTELGGQILRVKAPEVVPEILRIAQEKGVTLLICGVTGEKSWWQRLLRRGVTGRLIRAVARSPLDVDVFLVSY, translated from the coding sequence ATGAGCAACGACGACCAACAGCGCGACCAATCAGCCGAGCGGTTTCTGCGGCTGGTGCAGCAGCGGCGGCGCGGCCGGTTGAAGGTGTACCTGGGGCTGGCCGCCGGCGTGGGCAAAACCTACCGCCTGCTGCAGGAAGCCCACGAGCTGCGCGCCCACGGCGTGGATGTGGTGCTGGGCTACGTGGAAACCCACGGCCGCCCCGGCACCGTGGCCCAGCTGCGCGACCTGCCCACGGTGCCGCGCAAGCACATCTTCTACAAGGGCCGCATGCTGGAGGAAATGGACGTGCAGGGCATTCTGCAGCGCCGCCCCTCGGTGGTGGTGGTGGATGAGCTGGCCCACACCAACGTACCCGGCTCCGAAAACGAGAAACGCTGGCAGGACGTGGAGCAGCTGGTGCGGGCCGGCATTTCGGTACTGACGGCCATCAACATCCAGCATCTCGAAAGCCTGCACGACCAGGTGCTGCGCATCACCGGCACCGACGTGACGGAGCGCGTGCCCGACCAGGTGCTGAAACTGGCCGACGAAGTGGTGAACGTGGACCTGACCGTGGGTGAGCTGCGCGGCCGGCTGGAGGAAGGCAAAATCTACGATGCAGCCAAGGTGCCCACGGCCCTGCAGAACTTCTTTCAGGCCGAAAACCTGCTGCAGCTGCGCCAGCTGGCCGTGCGCGAAACCGCCAACCTCATCAGCCGCCAGATTGAAACCGACGGGGGCGGGGCCGCGCCCGTGGCCCCCGAGCGCCGCAACCAGGACCGCCTGCTGGCCTGCATCAACGCCAACGCCCCCGCCGCCAAGGAAATCATCCGCAAAACCTCGCGCCTCGCCGACCGCCTCTCGGCCGCCGGCTGGTACGTGCTCTACGTGCAGACGCCCCGCGAATCGGCCGACCGCATCAACCTGGCCACCCAGCGCCACCTACTCAACAACCTGCAGCTCACCACCGAGCTGGGCGGACAGATTCTGCGCGTAAAAGCCCCCGAAGTAGTGCCCGAAATCCTGCGCATCGCCCAGGAAAAAGGCGTCACGCTGCTGATTTGCGGCGTAACGGGCGAGAAAAGCTGGTGGCAGCGCCTATTGCGCCGGGGCGTCACGGGCCGCCTCATCCGCGCCGTAGCCCGCTCCCCGCTGGACGTGGACGTGTTTCTGGTGAGTTATTAA
- a CDS encoding J domain-containing protein yields the protein MSQNHYHVLGIATTATTADVKRAYRRLAVELHPDKHGGSALYEERFKAVAVAYGVLGDPNRRAAYDQQLRQGAQRAAEQQRQQQYRAPTQHVYGVPMPPPAPLRTRRPAGAGERHYRTIPKQRRFTRRDYLLTFGLLATILAFVLGGKLIMDHVTAVSNYEDGLQAYRRARWSTAHAYFTQALHFKPEFGAALRRRGEIEQLINRDYAAARADYEAALTDAEPAAERAHLLFRVGQCLAGLGEAAAAEQSLTVSLALDSTQSTAWLARGEVRLFEQQTFAQAAEDLTTGLRLRTRAGRPLPIKYLTYRGLAYYKMQDLTQARADYRQVLETNPDNGQVHFLLGRLAQQEGNAPAACEFFERAVRLGYTYADEARRQNCP from the coding sequence TTGAGCCAGAATCATTACCACGTATTAGGCATAGCCACCACCGCTACAACGGCCGATGTGAAGCGTGCCTACCGGCGGCTGGCGGTAGAGCTGCATCCCGACAAGCACGGCGGCAGTGCCCTGTACGAGGAGCGGTTTAAGGCCGTGGCCGTGGCCTACGGCGTGCTCGGCGACCCCAACCGCCGGGCCGCCTACGACCAGCAGCTGCGCCAGGGTGCCCAACGGGCCGCCGAGCAGCAACGGCAGCAGCAGTACCGCGCCCCCACCCAGCACGTGTACGGGGTGCCCATGCCGCCGCCCGCGCCGCTGCGCACCCGGCGGCCGGCCGGCGCCGGCGAGCGGCACTACCGCACCATTCCTAAGCAGCGCCGCTTCACGCGCCGCGACTACCTGCTCACGTTTGGGCTGCTGGCCACTATCCTGGCGTTTGTACTGGGCGGCAAGCTCATCATGGACCACGTGACGGCCGTGAGCAACTACGAAGACGGCCTGCAGGCTTACCGCCGGGCCCGGTGGTCGACGGCGCACGCCTACTTCACGCAGGCGCTGCACTTCAAGCCCGAGTTCGGGGCCGCGCTGCGGCGGCGAGGCGAGATAGAGCAGCTGATAAACCGCGACTATGCCGCCGCCCGCGCCGACTATGAGGCCGCCCTTACGGATGCCGAGCCGGCCGCCGAGCGGGCCCACCTGCTGTTTCGGGTGGGGCAATGCCTGGCGGGTCTTGGCGAGGCCGCTGCCGCCGAGCAGAGCCTTACCGTGTCGTTGGCGCTGGATTCAACGCAGAGCACGGCCTGGCTGGCCCGGGGTGAGGTGCGCCTGTTTGAGCAGCAGACCTTTGCCCAGGCCGCCGAAGACCTGACCACCGGCCTACGCCTGCGCACCCGGGCCGGCCGGCCGCTTCCCATCAAATACCTGACCTACCGGGGCCTGGCCTACTACAAAATGCAGGACCTGACCCAGGCCCGCGCCGACTACCGCCAGGTGCTCGAAACCAACCCGGACAATGGGCAGGTGCACTTTCTGCTGGGGCGCCTGGCCCAGCAGGAAGGCAACGCCCCGGCTGCCTGCGAGTTTTTCGAGCGGGCCGTGCGCCTCGGCTACACCTACGCCGACGAGGCCCGCCGCCAGAATTGCCCCTGA
- a CDS encoding helix-turn-helix domain-containing protein — protein MEDYNKVIESLGVRYIKAKNLVLQQPFTVRNSYDVGNNLILLHKGRITFGEEEQVVEEGEMLFIPGGRATKVNYGESAGKVITNDDLISNKDKFFHSNSDLDLIGDAEESHSFVSFEAKVFDSVNFFASLDVPAFLISNNSKLGNLIIKVVEESLQELPGRERLITIYTENIVVEIVRYILKNKMFVEQLATNSTYFKDPRLIDLFNYIKENIGGDLSNKVLSNVANVSEDYVGQYFKMLTGINPQDYIEYQRMERAVFLLRTTKKSIRDIGKEVGYKDTAYFCRRFKMMFGIPAGKMRRRESAMNI, from the coding sequence ATGGAAGATTACAATAAAGTGATAGAGTCGCTTGGCGTACGCTACATAAAAGCGAAGAATCTGGTGTTGCAGCAGCCCTTCACGGTACGCAACTCTTACGACGTCGGCAACAACCTTATTCTGCTCCACAAAGGCCGTATCACGTTCGGTGAGGAAGAGCAAGTGGTGGAAGAAGGCGAGATGCTCTTCATCCCCGGCGGCCGTGCCACCAAGGTGAACTACGGCGAATCGGCCGGCAAAGTCATCACCAACGACGACCTGATCAGCAACAAAGACAAGTTCTTCCACTCCAACTCCGACCTCGACCTGATTGGCGACGCCGAGGAGAGCCACTCGTTTGTGAGCTTCGAGGCCAAGGTGTTCGACTCGGTGAACTTCTTCGCCTCGCTGGACGTGCCGGCGTTCCTGATTTCCAACAACTCCAAGCTGGGTAACCTCATCATCAAAGTGGTAGAGGAAAGCCTGCAGGAGCTGCCGGGCCGGGAGCGGCTGATTACGATTTACACCGAGAACATCGTGGTGGAAATCGTGCGCTACATCCTCAAGAACAAGATGTTTGTGGAGCAGCTAGCTACCAACAGCACCTACTTCAAGGACCCGCGCCTCATCGACCTGTTCAACTACATCAAGGAAAACATCGGCGGTGACCTGAGCAACAAGGTGCTCAGCAACGTGGCCAACGTGAGCGAGGACTATGTGGGTCAGTATTTCAAGATGCTCACCGGCATCAACCCCCAGGACTACATCGAGTACCAGCGCATGGAGCGCGCCGTGTTCCTGCTACGTACCACCAAAAAGAGCATCCGCGACATCGGCAAAGAGGTCGGCTACAAAGACACGGCTTACTTCTGCCGTCGCTTTAAAATGATGTTCGGGATTCCGGCCGGCAAGATGCGCCGCCGCGAGTCGGCGATGAACATCTAA